Genomic segment of Salvelinus sp. IW2-2015 linkage group LG17, ASM291031v2, whole genome shotgun sequence:
cttaattaaatagtacccgcaaaacaccagtctcaacgtcaacagtgaagaggcgactctgggatgctggccttctaggcagagttcctctgtccaatgtctgtgttcttttgcccatcttaatcttttatttttattggccagtcggagatatggctttttctttacaactctgccacctctaccaaggttccgttcacgtggtcctcTGCCACTGACCGGTcgttccgggacctcaaacaccgcttcaccactgctcctatcttggttcatcctgacccttgCCGTCAGTTTGTAGTGGAGGCCGATGCTTTAGATGTCGGAGTGgccttttctgcctgccctgaccctgagcctgcctgccgtcctgtacctttgccccacctatctggattactgacccctgcctaccttgacctgtcttttgcctgctcCTCTTGGATGAATAAACTGTTcttaattcgacgttgtctgcatctgtgtcttaCCTGAAATGTAATATTTGTTTCTCTGATAATATTTACCGACATCCAACAGTACATTCCAAATAAATAGGAAGTAGTCATTGAGTCGAGCGGGATGTTCAATGATGTAAGGTCAGTTTTCAGAGTCACAATGAAATGTAATAAGGAATGAAGCAAAGCAACATATTGTTAGGTAAAATAATTTATTCCAAGGCTCCAGTACAAACATTACATCAGTCAGGTGTTACAGACCAAGGAATAatgttgcatgttgtgtaaaAACATGACGATGGAAACCATTTCACCTTAAAAAAAAAGCTGTAAAATGATAGGAAGAGGGAATGGAGGCAGAACTTTCATTGTTTTGAATCTTCTCTCTGAAGCAAGAGCCCAAAGAAAGGCTTGCGTTTATTTTGTCCGTATGGAGGTACCAAACAAGTGGTGTCGCAGAGGGTCGAGTAGAGATGACTTTTGGGAGGTACCAGAAACAACATGACACTACCCGtggtgagggaggggggtgtAGGGAGGGTTAGGAGAGGGACGCTGATGAGTGTCCATGCTTAATAAGCATGGTTGGCCACGAACAGTGATTCTCCAGCAGCGGCGCTGTCTCCGGAAGCAACATACTTGCCTTGGCAGGCCAGGCTGTTGGCCTGTGGAAGGAAATAAGCACAACATAAACTCGTTTTCAGCTGATATTTTTCGAAGTgtggaatatactgtacattgtgacTTCCTATACATCCATACCATAAACATTCCACTGGGCACacattggttgaatcaacgttgtttccacgtcctttcaatgaaattacgttgaatcaacgtgaaaTAGATGTTgatttgacgtctgtgcccagtgggatgtggcCTCTATACAGCTATAAATAATCACATATGAAATATAAGCAAAATATATGACAATCACATATGAAATGTATGTGaaatatatgaaaataaatgGATCAAATATATTTGGTTGTTCGTACCAGAGCTCTCTTGATGAACTCCTCCTGGGCAGCCTTGCCGTTACCGGGCTTGCCACCCCATGCCTTAAGGGCGGATGCCTGGAGAGCACGGCCATAGGAGAAAGTAATTGCCCATGGCCTGTGCAGGGGGCACTGGTTCATGACATTCAGGTTGATGGAGGCTTCCTCCTCAGACTGGCCACCGGACAGGAAGGTGATGCCTGTGGGTGAAGCYGATAAGGAGAGGGGttattttattgtaaaaaaaacgACTGAAAAAAGATACATCAACAAATTGTGTCTACATTMGTATGTGAAATATATAATAACATGCTGTATATAATAATGTAACTAAACACTGTATATGAAAGTGCCATAGTCATAgaaggtgtgtttgtgaacatgtGTGATAACATTGAGTGTGAGTGGGTGAAGCTGTAAGTTTAGAAATGTAGAAGTGCATGGCGCTGTACTGTATATTGGGCTGTATTCAGTGTGTTGTCGGCCGCTCACCAGGGACTGCTGGGGGCACGGTACGGCGCAGGGCGGTAATGGTGGCCATGGCGATGTCCTGGTGGGTGTACTTGTGTGAGCAGGAATGTCCAGCGGTGACCATGTTGGGCTTCAGGAGGGTACCCTCCAGGTAGACGTGGTGGTCGGACAGAGCCTTGTACATTGCGGCCAGAACCTTCTCAGTCACATACTGGGTGCGCTTCAGGTCATGGTCACCGTCGGGGAGGATCTCAGGCTCAACAATGGGGACAATGCCGTGCTAGCAGAGGGCAGAGTTAATGACTACTAAAAGACACTTTTAGCCAACAGAGCATGTTATTGATCATGACAGTTAACAGTCAGAACAGTGAGACTTTAGTGGTGGCTCTTCTATctttcctctctatccctctacagCTATATATTCAATAAAAACAAACAGAGAAAAACGGTGTTTCCAATGAGTGAtttgtaatatgtgtgtgttgtttactaGGATTATGGGACCTACAACAGTGAGCAGTCCTGYCTAAACCGATGTCCCTGAACTATGGTTGTGAAGAGATCAGAAATGACTGTTATTTACTTGTCTGATATTTAActgacacatacagtatcagtcaaaagtttggacacaRctactcattcaagggtttttctttacttttactattttctacattgtagaataatagtgaagacatcaaaactatgaaataacacatagtagTAGTAaccaagtagtaaccaaaaaaaagtgttgaacaaatcaaaaaagtgttaaacaaatcaaaatatattttcgtttttagattcctcaaagtagccagcctttgccttgatgacagctttgcacactcttggcattctctcaaccagcttcatgaggtagtcacctggaatgcatttcaattaacaggtgtgccttgataaaagtgaatttggggaatttattttcttcttaatgcatttgagccaatcagttgtgttgtgacaaggtatgggtggtatacagaagatggccctatttggaaaaatacaaagtccttattatggcaagaacagctcaactaagcaaagggaaatgacagtccatcattactttaagacaggaaggttatttcatagttttgagatgtcttcactattattgtacaatgtagaaaatagtacaaataaagaaaaaccctggaatgagtaggtgtgtccaaacttttgactctaTTAATTTATCTTAATATCTCACCGACAGCTCTACCCACTGAGCCACCAAGTAAGCCCAGACACATACCAGAAAATCTGCTGTACCTTACTCATGACAAAARATACTGTAGCGTTCATATCTTTCAAAAAACTAAAGAGAGTTGCTTGGTTCTGGTACTAACTTTATACACMTCTAATAACACTTTTAGGTATGTATTTATAATATTTGTAATCATTTCTGAAGAATTTATAAGCATTTAATACATTTATAATGGCTTATTTCATGAAAGTTAATATAGTGTAACCCACATGTATACAGAGAGTCAATGATTCAAAGGTAACTTATGGCCCATAGGAGAATTGAATACACAAACTTGCAATTGTTGACACTGTGTTTTTTAACTACTTGAGCTAATGATTTAACAAGACCACTGAGGGCTCGGGATATTTTCGATGTGATTCTTACCATCTGGCAGATGCTGGCATAACGGGCCAGGACATTGCAATTCTCCATGATCGCAAGMCGAGAGGGGGTGGTGGAGGTGATTTTCAGCACACAACGCCACTTGGCGAAGTCGCAACCGTCCTTCTTATACTGGGCGCAACGCTCATACAGGCCATCCAAACCTGAAGGAGAAAAGGATGGAGGCAGGGACAGAAGAAAGAGATGAGTGCGGGAGGGTATTTTGTAAaggttttgtatgtgtgtattgtatcTAGGTTGCAATACTATTCAGGCATTTTGTGACTTGATAAACAAATGTGATTGATTGTATGTTGCATTGATTGCGTGTATGTTGTTGTACTGTATGCATTTCGATTAATTGTGAATCCCATAGATTTTCTATTCTTCCTCTTTACCCTGGGTGGTGGTCTCTCCGTTGGTTCCGGCGAGGGGGACGACACCTTTGTCAACCTTGATGCCTACAACCCAGCCTCTGGACTTGACGTGCTGGGGGAAGGTCTTGCCGGCATCGGTTTTCTGGTACAGGGTCTCGTGGAAGAAGATGACGCCACCAATGCAAGGACCGGCGCGCTCGTCAGCGGTGAAGAGCAGCTGACGGTAcagtctcctgttctcctctgtgtTCTCAGTGTTGATGCTCTGGAAGCGCTTGGCAACGCTGCCTGTTGGgtggaaagtgagagagggagtgaggattAGATTCACAGAAAGAAATAGAGCAAACATTAtgctatatacatttttcaacacgGAAGTCAACACATTGCACATAGAAACACATTTTTGTTGgatgaaaatagtaaaatatttaagaaac
This window contains:
- the LOC111977089 gene encoding fructose-bisphosphate aldolase A, whose product is MPHAFPFLTPDQKKELSDIAHKIVAQGKGILAADESTGSVAKRFQSINTENTEENRRLYRQLLFTADERAGPCIGGVIFFHETLYQKTDAGKTFPQHVKSRGWVVGIKVDKGVVPLAGTNGETTTQGLDGLYERCAQYKKDGCDFAKWRCVLKITSTTPSRLAIMENCNVLARYASICQMHGIVPIVEPEILPDGDHDLKRTQYVTEKVLAAMYKALSDHHVYLEGTLLKPNMVTAGHSCSHKYTHQDIAMATITALRRTVPPAVPGITFLSGGQSEEEASINLNVMNQCPLHRPWAITFSYGRALQASALKAWGGKPGNGKAAQEEFIKRALANSLACQGKYVASGDSAAAGESLFVANHAY